One Tessaracoccus lacteus DNA window includes the following coding sequences:
- a CDS encoding FMN-binding negative transcriptional regulator — protein MDPASYVYIPASQEVDEKECRALLEEVGAALWITADGDEIPCATLLPTLWRGDTLTAHASGHNEQFTRIDDEVPCRVVIQGPNSYISPRWLPSVQSSENGGAARGRAEGRGVGTWNYQQVQIAGMLRVHRDTDRLRDEMTTLAEDFDEKRIADGCPSDAHRGPWTHDEAPTAYYEAMMHGVVGLELRVTEVKGRFKLGQNRTELDRSGAAAGLRERGRGQDLAVADAMDDATPLYEG, from the coding sequence ATGGATCCCGCGAGCTACGTCTACATCCCCGCCAGCCAGGAGGTCGACGAGAAGGAGTGCCGCGCCCTGCTCGAGGAGGTCGGCGCCGCGCTGTGGATCACGGCCGACGGCGACGAGATCCCCTGCGCGACGCTGCTGCCGACGCTGTGGCGCGGCGACACCCTGACCGCCCACGCATCCGGGCACAACGAGCAGTTCACGAGGATCGACGACGAGGTTCCCTGCCGCGTCGTGATCCAGGGCCCGAACAGCTACATCTCGCCGCGGTGGCTGCCGAGTGTGCAGTCGAGCGAGAACGGGGGAGCCGCGCGCGGCCGCGCAGAGGGTCGAGGTGTCGGGACGTGGAACTACCAGCAGGTACAGATCGCCGGGATGCTGCGCGTCCACCGCGACACCGACCGCCTGCGCGACGAGATGACGACGCTCGCCGAGGACTTCGACGAGAAGCGCATCGCCGACGGCTGCCCCTCCGACGCGCACCGCGGCCCGTGGACCCACGACGAAGCCCCCACCGCCTACTACGAGGCCATGATGCACGGCGTCGTCGGGCTGGAGCTGCGCGTCACGGAGGTGAAGGGCCGCTTCAAGCTGGGCCAGAACCGCACGGAGCTTGACCGTTCCGGGGCAGCCGCGGGGCTGCGCGAACGCGGTCGGGGCCAGGACCTCGCCGTCGCCGACGCCATGGACGACGCCACCCCGCTCTACGAGGGGTAG
- a CDS encoding YbaK/EbsC family protein, producing MTAHLPERSRLVAKAVLDAGLDVEVRELSASTRTAREAADALGCDVGAIASSLLFLADGEPLLVMTSGAHRVDTDVLAVEVGANTIAMANAARVREVTGQAIGGVAPVGHPAPVRTVVDGSLADHAVVWTAAGTPHTLMPMTYDDLLHLTGGEAVRVA from the coding sequence ATGACCGCACACCTGCCCGAGCGCAGCCGTCTCGTCGCGAAGGCGGTCCTCGACGCCGGCCTCGACGTGGAGGTCCGCGAGCTGTCGGCCTCCACGCGCACCGCTCGTGAAGCCGCAGACGCGCTCGGCTGCGATGTCGGCGCCATCGCCAGCTCGCTGCTCTTCCTCGCCGACGGCGAGCCACTGCTCGTGATGACGAGCGGTGCGCACCGGGTCGACACGGACGTTCTCGCCGTCGAGGTCGGAGCGAACACCATCGCCATGGCCAACGCCGCGCGCGTGCGTGAGGTGACGGGCCAGGCCATCGGCGGCGTGGCCCCCGTCGGCCACCCGGCGCCGGTGCGGACCGTCGTCGACGGCTCGCTTGCCGACCATGCCGTCGTCTGGACCGCAGCCGGCACCCCGCACACCCTGATGCCGATGACCTATGACGATCTCCTCCACCTCACCGGGGGCGAGGCAGTGCGGGTCGCCTGA
- a CDS encoding ATP-dependent DNA ligase → MAGEAGKRELTLHVDGPEPRDVRLSSPGKVLWPDADGGPVTKEELARYLVAVSGEFLRLAGDRPMTLQRLPDGVDGEEFFAKRPPRGAPPYLRTVTCTYPSGRRHDQLVFDEPAALAWAAQIGTITFHPWPVRTANLDSPDELRIDLDPQPGRGFADAVTAALALRELMAELGLKAYAKTSGNRGVHVYARIRPDHEFQEVRHAVIGIARELERRLPDLVTSSWWKEERGERVFVDFNQANRDRTIAAAYSPRPLPAATVSTPLTWEELPDADPRQFTVRTVPALLERRPCPWADIDDEVGDIAAALALWDADLERGLGELNFPPDYPKMPGEPPRVPPSRRKADRADEEYMPPKAERDAQWGTAIHPPFGPMLAKPVKKLPKGEYLFEPKWDGFRAIIWRSGDQVEIGSRNSRPMTRYFPELVEAVIANFPDHSVIDGEIVMIDPTTGDRLNFDALQQRIHPAASRIAKLSASMPATFVAFDMLARGEENLAERPFAERRAALEAALADAKPPVFLTRATRDEAMAMEWFSSFEGAGLDGVIAKPLGEPYAEDKRVMYKLKHERTADCVVAGYRLYRDEPGVIGSLLLGLYTADGNLNSVGVIGAFPMERRRELFEELQPLVTDFDGHPWAWAAPEPESPDNRDQPAPRTPSAAAHSRWNAKKDLSFTPLRPERVVEVRFDHMEGDRFRHTAQFVRWRDDREPDSCTYEQLEEPLSYDLADVLGT, encoded by the coding sequence ATGGCTGGGGAGGCTGGGAAACGCGAACTGACCCTGCACGTCGACGGGCCCGAGCCCCGCGACGTGCGGCTGTCGAGCCCTGGCAAGGTGCTCTGGCCCGACGCCGACGGCGGGCCAGTCACCAAGGAGGAGCTGGCCCGGTACCTGGTGGCCGTCTCGGGAGAGTTCCTCCGGTTGGCGGGCGACCGGCCGATGACGCTGCAGCGGTTGCCCGACGGGGTCGACGGCGAGGAGTTCTTCGCGAAGCGGCCCCCGCGCGGCGCACCTCCGTACCTGAGGACCGTCACCTGCACGTACCCGTCCGGCCGACGACACGACCAGCTCGTGTTCGACGAGCCCGCCGCGCTCGCCTGGGCTGCCCAGATCGGCACCATCACCTTCCATCCCTGGCCCGTCCGCACCGCGAACCTCGACAGCCCCGACGAGCTGCGCATCGACCTCGACCCGCAACCGGGCCGGGGGTTCGCCGACGCCGTGACGGCGGCGCTCGCACTGCGGGAGCTCATGGCCGAACTGGGGCTGAAGGCCTACGCGAAGACCTCCGGCAACCGCGGCGTCCACGTCTACGCGCGCATCCGCCCCGACCACGAGTTCCAGGAGGTCCGGCACGCGGTGATCGGCATCGCCCGCGAGCTGGAGCGACGACTCCCGGACCTTGTCACGTCGTCGTGGTGGAAGGAGGAGCGCGGCGAGCGGGTGTTCGTCGACTTCAACCAGGCCAACCGCGACCGCACCATCGCCGCCGCCTACTCGCCGAGACCCCTCCCAGCCGCCACCGTCTCTACGCCGCTGACCTGGGAGGAACTGCCCGACGCAGACCCCCGCCAGTTCACCGTCCGGACCGTGCCCGCCCTGCTCGAGCGACGACCCTGCCCCTGGGCGGACATCGACGACGAGGTCGGCGACATCGCAGCGGCCCTGGCACTCTGGGACGCCGACCTGGAGCGCGGGCTCGGTGAGCTGAACTTCCCGCCCGACTACCCCAAGATGCCCGGCGAGCCGCCGCGGGTCCCGCCAAGCCGCCGCAAGGCCGACCGCGCCGACGAGGAGTACATGCCCCCGAAGGCAGAGCGCGACGCGCAGTGGGGCACGGCCATCCACCCGCCGTTCGGCCCGATGCTGGCCAAGCCGGTGAAGAAGCTCCCCAAGGGCGAGTACCTGTTCGAGCCCAAGTGGGACGGGTTCCGCGCGATCATCTGGCGGTCGGGGGACCAGGTGGAGATCGGGTCTCGGAACTCGCGCCCGATGACCCGCTACTTCCCCGAGCTCGTCGAGGCTGTGATCGCGAACTTTCCCGACCACAGCGTCATCGACGGCGAGATCGTTATGATCGACCCGACCACCGGCGACCGGCTCAACTTCGACGCGCTCCAGCAGCGCATCCACCCGGCCGCGTCGCGGATCGCCAAGCTGAGCGCCTCCATGCCCGCGACGTTCGTCGCGTTCGACATGCTGGCTCGCGGCGAGGAGAACCTGGCCGAGCGGCCCTTCGCCGAGCGGCGCGCCGCTCTCGAGGCGGCACTCGCCGACGCGAAGCCCCCCGTCTTCCTCACCCGCGCCACGCGCGACGAGGCCATGGCGATGGAGTGGTTCTCGTCGTTCGAGGGCGCCGGACTCGACGGTGTGATCGCCAAGCCGCTGGGGGAGCCGTACGCCGAGGACAAGCGCGTGATGTACAAGCTCAAGCACGAGCGGACGGCGGACTGCGTCGTTGCCGGCTACCGGCTGTACCGCGACGAGCCGGGGGTCATCGGGTCACTGCTGCTCGGCCTCTACACGGCCGACGGGAACCTTAACTCGGTCGGCGTCATCGGAGCGTTCCCGATGGAGCGCCGTCGGGAGCTGTTCGAGGAGCTGCAGCCACTGGTGACCGACTTCGACGGCCACCCCTGGGCGTGGGCCGCCCCTGAGCCCGAGTCGCCGGACAACCGCGACCAGCCGGCGCCCAGGACACCCTCTGCTGCGGCGCACTCACGCTGGAACGCGAAGAAGGACCTGTCGTTCACGCCACTCAGGCCCGAGCGCGTGGTGGAGGTGCGGTTCGACCACATGGAGGGTGACCGGTTCCGCCACACGGCGCAGTTCGTGCGGTGGCGCGATGACCGCGAGCCGGACTCGTGTACCTATGAGCAGCTGGAGGAGCCCCTCAGCTACGACCTGGCCGACGTACTCGGCACCTGA
- a CDS encoding TetR/AcrR family transcriptional regulator, with translation MDVPSTLGLRARNKAAKRAAISRAAAELFAAHGYAGTTTQQVARVADVAEGTVFRYASSKPELLLMVINEHLRPLVESASDLPDEAAPDEAVLGILDPIIDLAHDQPDNAAPFLREVLFGEDGPQRSESLEIVAELRGRIAAVLAPYGGRFEGVAPHDGQFEGMGLDDVASWLFSTVVTELLRGVVGLGSPDPRAVLRARVRVLLRGLGIPVGP, from the coding sequence ATGGACGTCCCCAGCACCCTCGGTCTCCGCGCCCGGAACAAGGCGGCCAAGCGCGCCGCGATCTCGCGGGCGGCGGCCGAGCTTTTCGCGGCCCACGGGTATGCGGGCACGACGACGCAGCAGGTCGCCCGGGTGGCCGACGTCGCCGAGGGGACGGTGTTCAGGTACGCGAGCTCCAAGCCCGAGCTGCTGCTGATGGTGATCAACGAGCACCTCCGGCCGCTGGTGGAGTCCGCGTCCGACCTGCCCGACGAGGCTGCCCCGGACGAGGCGGTGCTCGGGATCCTCGACCCGATCATCGATCTGGCCCACGACCAGCCCGACAACGCTGCCCCCTTCCTGCGGGAGGTGCTGTTCGGCGAGGACGGCCCGCAGCGCTCCGAGTCGCTGGAGATCGTCGCGGAACTGCGGGGGAGGATCGCGGCCGTGCTTGCGCCGTACGGGGGTCGGTTCGAGGGCGTCGCGCCCCATGACGGGCAGTTCGAGGGCATGGGCCTCGACGACGTGGCCAGCTGGCTCTTCTCGACGGTGGTGACCGAGCTGCTGCGCGGGGTCGTCGGCCTGGGGTCGCCCGACCCCCGGGCGGTCCTACGGGCCCGCGTCCGGGTCCTTCTCCGCGGCCTCGGGATCCCCGTCGGCCCCTGA
- a CDS encoding ATP-binding cassette domain-containing protein, translating to MTGTHSEPLLTATSLTVHTPAGEVFRPIDINIPAGAVVAVVGDPDSGKSSLLLALTGRMRGVKGELTVDGVDGIAHPGRIRRLTSVARIDELVVPEGSLSIEDCITERGLADACPARARLANYLHTAGVLGLEARLTTLYRQLTPADQTRAAIAFATIQPPKIVVLDDFDHGATLADQEQLWEGLLALAAEGITVIAATTERTTIPPEAMTIEMEAHHA from the coding sequence GTGACTGGAACACATAGCGAACCGCTGCTCACGGCCACCTCGCTGACCGTCCACACGCCGGCCGGTGAGGTCTTCCGACCGATCGACATCAACATCCCTGCGGGAGCTGTCGTGGCCGTCGTCGGGGATCCCGACTCCGGCAAGTCATCGCTCCTGCTGGCGCTCACGGGCCGAATGCGGGGAGTCAAGGGCGAACTGACCGTCGACGGGGTCGACGGTATCGCCCACCCGGGTCGGATCCGACGACTCACATCGGTCGCCAGGATCGACGAGCTGGTCGTCCCGGAGGGGTCGCTGTCGATCGAGGACTGCATCACCGAGCGCGGCCTCGCCGATGCCTGCCCGGCAAGGGCCAGGCTCGCCAACTACCTCCACACCGCCGGCGTGCTCGGCCTCGAGGCCAGGCTGACGACGCTGTATCGGCAGCTCACCCCGGCCGACCAGACGCGGGCGGCCATCGCCTTCGCGACGATCCAGCCGCCGAAAATCGTAGTCCTCGACGACTTCGACCACGGCGCGACGCTCGCCGACCAGGAGCAGCTGTGGGAGGGCCTGCTCGCCCTCGCCGCGGAGGGGATCACCGTGATCGCCGCAACCACCGAGCGGACGACGATTCCCCCCGAGGCCATGACCATCGAGATGGAGGCGCATCATGCCTGA
- a CDS encoding YhgE/Pip domain-containing protein — protein sequence MPDLDRNNPLTLARFEVKRFRGPLPRLALAFILLIPMLYGCIYLAGNWDPYGRLDNVPVAIVNHDEPTTFNGKDIHAGQDFVDSLHDAGTFKFTDTTEQEAADGLARGDYYLVITVPKTFSVDLTSGDSDNPQRAQIMLRRNDANGFVIGTITNSAQTSIAKAIDETAVKSYFEAVFANLATIRESLVEAADGAQQLDDGLATAHDGSTKLADGAKDAVTGADKLNTGAAQLATGASTAADGASTLTSGLSDLNDGASQLADGSKQVADGTQTLADTLDPVLTLAADRLPDIQDAVNDAVDAAADLSSTVATGSSSVAGVSGDISDAVDQLGADNPDISSDSNYKELKRLADTLANRADTAAGHATTIADAVNDADKAIANAGDLSSKATEAQSKIDQLNDGAQQVADGASDLSTGASQAYSGAKTLSSGLGDLDDGAQELATGTDTLTDGLHTLSDGATSLDDGISQLADGADTLATGLSSGVKQIPVLTDDEETDAVSVLSAPVDVSMTVDNPATYYGRGLAPMFFSIALWVMGISAFFLVRPITGRILASRGSNLRVGVTAWLTLGALSVVASWIMLAVAWIGLGLDPIHPWLTILLVTLVALAFSAVSHLMRTSFGLVATAVMLVLLILQLSSAGGTYPPELLPPLFATIGHFMPMTYTIDAFRIAISGGLMTKFVRDIALLAVLFGSSIGLLMLVVHRRRRFSMTDLHPPFD from the coding sequence ATGCCTGACCTGGACCGCAACAACCCGCTCACTCTGGCCCGCTTCGAGGTCAAGCGCTTCCGCGGCCCGCTGCCGCGCCTCGCCCTTGCCTTCATCCTGCTCATCCCGATGCTCTACGGCTGCATCTACCTGGCCGGCAACTGGGACCCCTACGGCCGGCTCGACAACGTCCCTGTCGCGATCGTGAACCACGACGAGCCCACCACCTTCAACGGCAAGGACATCCACGCGGGCCAGGACTTCGTCGACTCGCTGCACGACGCGGGGACCTTCAAGTTCACCGACACCACCGAGCAGGAGGCGGCCGACGGTCTCGCCCGGGGAGACTACTACCTGGTCATCACGGTGCCGAAGACCTTCTCCGTCGATCTGACGAGCGGCGACAGCGACAACCCGCAGCGCGCCCAGATCATGCTGCGCCGCAACGACGCCAACGGTTTCGTCATCGGCACCATCACGAACTCGGCCCAGACCTCCATCGCGAAGGCCATCGACGAGACGGCCGTGAAGAGCTACTTCGAGGCGGTCTTCGCCAACCTCGCGACGATCCGGGAGTCGCTCGTCGAGGCCGCCGACGGGGCCCAGCAGCTCGACGACGGGCTCGCCACGGCGCACGACGGCAGCACGAAGCTGGCCGACGGCGCCAAGGACGCCGTCACGGGCGCGGACAAGCTCAACACCGGAGCCGCCCAGCTCGCGACCGGTGCCTCCACGGCCGCCGACGGCGCGTCCACCCTGACCAGCGGCCTCAGCGACCTCAACGACGGCGCCAGCCAGCTCGCCGACGGGTCGAAGCAGGTGGCCGACGGCACCCAGACGCTCGCCGACACCCTCGACCCGGTACTCACCCTGGCCGCCGACCGGCTGCCGGACATCCAGGACGCCGTCAACGACGCGGTCGACGCGGCCGCCGACCTGAGCAGCACCGTCGCGACGGGGTCATCCAGCGTCGCGGGAGTCTCCGGCGACATCAGCGACGCCGTCGACCAGCTCGGCGCCGACAACCCCGACATCTCCTCCGACTCCAACTACAAGGAGCTCAAGAGGCTCGCCGACACGCTGGCCAACCGCGCCGACACGGCCGCCGGCCACGCGACGACCATCGCGGACGCCGTCAACGACGCGGACAAGGCCATCGCCAATGCCGGCGATCTGTCCTCCAAGGCGACCGAGGCCCAGAGCAAGATCGACCAGCTGAACGACGGGGCGCAGCAGGTGGCCGACGGCGCCTCAGACCTGTCGACCGGCGCCTCCCAGGCCTACTCGGGCGCCAAGACGCTGAGCAGCGGACTCGGCGACCTCGACGACGGCGCGCAGGAGCTCGCCACCGGCACCGACACCCTGACCGACGGACTCCACACCCTCAGCGACGGCGCCACCTCCCTCGACGACGGCATCTCGCAGCTCGCCGACGGCGCCGACACTCTGGCGACCGGGCTGAGCTCCGGCGTCAAGCAGATCCCCGTGCTCACCGACGACGAGGAGACCGACGCCGTCAGCGTCCTGTCCGCCCCTGTCGACGTCAGCATGACCGTCGACAACCCCGCCACCTACTACGGCCGCGGCCTGGCGCCGATGTTCTTCTCCATCGCGCTGTGGGTGATGGGCATCTCGGCGTTCTTCCTCGTCCGCCCCATCACGGGCCGCATCCTGGCCAGCCGCGGCAGCAACCTCCGCGTGGGGGTGACCGCCTGGCTGACCCTCGGCGCATTGTCGGTGGTGGCCAGCTGGATCATGCTCGCGGTCGCCTGGATCGGGCTGGGTCTCGACCCGATCCATCCGTGGCTGACGATCCTGCTCGTCACGCTCGTCGCCCTGGCCTTCTCCGCCGTCTCACACCTGATGAGAACGTCCTTCGGCCTCGTCGCGACGGCCGTGATGCTGGTCCTGCTGATCCTGCAGCTGTCCTCGGCCGGCGGCACCTATCCCCCCGAGCTGCTGCCACCACTGTTCGCGACCATCGGGCACTTCATGCCGATGACCTACACGATCGACGCGTTCCGCATCGCCATCTCCGGCGGCCTGATGACCAAGTTCGTGCGCGACATCGCCCTGCTGGCGGTTCTGTTCGGCTCCAGCATCGGACTGCTGATGCTGGTGGTGCACCGTCGCCGCCGATTCTCCATGACTGACCTGCACCCGCCCTTCGACTGA
- the glpK gene encoding glycerol kinase GlpK, protein MAEKKYVLAIDQGTTSSRAIIFDHKGTIVATGQKEHEQIFPRAGWVEHNPIEVWDNVRAVVGEALANGSMNKHEIHAVGITNQRETTVVWDKNTGEPVYNAIVWQDTRTGKIVEELGGEVGQDKYKDRVGLPLATYFCGPKVKWILDNVEGARERAEAGDLIMGTMDTWVLWNMTGGVNGGVHVTDVTNASRTMLMDLKTLDWDPEIAADMTIPMSMLPEIRSSAETYGVGREQGLLAGVPIAGILGDQQAATFGQACFEPGMAKNTYGTGNFMLMNTGTEIVPSKNGLLTTVCYKIGDQAPIYALEGSIAVTGSLVQWLRDNLRMFDSAPEVETLAATVEDNGGAYFVPAFSGLFAPYWRADARGAIVGLTRYVNRGHIARAVLEATAYQSREVLDAMEADSGVKLAELKVDGGMTANETLMQFQADQLGVDVVRPVVAETTALGAAYAAGIATGFWGGEQDVIDNWAEAKRWSPKMEEGERARLYRQWKKAVTRTFDWVDEDSNE, encoded by the coding sequence ATGGCTGAGAAGAAGTACGTTCTGGCGATCGACCAGGGAACCACGAGCTCCCGCGCCATCATCTTCGATCACAAGGGCACCATCGTCGCGACGGGTCAGAAGGAGCACGAGCAGATCTTCCCGCGCGCCGGCTGGGTCGAGCACAACCCGATCGAGGTCTGGGACAACGTCCGCGCGGTCGTCGGCGAGGCTCTCGCCAACGGCTCGATGAACAAGCACGAGATCCACGCGGTCGGCATCACCAACCAGCGTGAGACCACCGTCGTCTGGGACAAGAACACCGGTGAGCCCGTCTACAACGCCATCGTGTGGCAGGACACCCGCACCGGCAAGATCGTCGAGGAGCTCGGCGGCGAGGTCGGCCAGGACAAGTACAAGGACCGCGTCGGTCTGCCCCTGGCGACCTACTTCTGTGGACCCAAGGTCAAGTGGATCCTCGACAACGTCGAGGGTGCCCGCGAGCGCGCCGAGGCCGGCGACCTCATCATGGGCACCATGGACACCTGGGTCCTGTGGAACATGACCGGTGGTGTCAACGGCGGCGTCCACGTCACCGACGTGACCAACGCCTCCCGCACCATGCTCATGGACCTGAAGACCCTCGACTGGGATCCCGAGATCGCCGCCGACATGACCATCCCGATGTCGATGCTGCCGGAGATCCGCAGCTCGGCGGAGACCTACGGCGTCGGCCGTGAGCAGGGCCTCCTCGCGGGTGTCCCGATCGCCGGCATCCTGGGCGACCAGCAGGCAGCTACCTTCGGTCAGGCCTGCTTCGAGCCCGGCATGGCGAAGAACACCTACGGCACCGGCAACTTCATGCTGATGAACACCGGCACCGAGATCGTCCCGTCGAAGAACGGCCTCCTGACCACCGTCTGCTACAAGATCGGCGACCAGGCTCCCATCTACGCTCTCGAGGGTTCGATCGCCGTCACCGGATCGCTGGTCCAGTGGCTGCGCGACAACCTGCGCATGTTCGACTCCGCTCCCGAGGTCGAGACCCTGGCCGCCACGGTCGAGGACAACGGCGGCGCGTACTTCGTGCCGGCGTTCTCCGGCCTGTTCGCCCCGTACTGGCGTGCAGACGCCCGCGGCGCGATCGTCGGCCTGACCCGTTACGTCAACCGTGGCCACATCGCCCGCGCCGTCCTGGAGGCCACCGCCTACCAGAGCCGTGAGGTGCTGGACGCCATGGAGGCCGACTCGGGCGTCAAGCTGGCCGAACTCAAGGTCGACGGCGGCATGACCGCCAACGAGACCCTGATGCAGTTCCAGGCCGACCAGCTGGGTGTGGACGTCGTCCGCCCGGTCGTCGCCGAGACCACCGCGCTGGGCGCCGCGTACGCGGCCGGCATCGCGACGGGCTTCTGGGGCGGCGAGCAGGACGTTATCGACAACTGGGCCGAGGCCAAGCGCTGGAGCCCGAAGATGGAGGAGGGCGAGCGCGCCCGCCTCTACCGCCAGTGGAAGAAGGCGGTCACCCGCACCTTCGACTGGGTCGACGAGGACAGCAACGAGTGA
- a CDS encoding MIP/aquaporin family protein: protein MTLGTIFLSELVGTAMLILLGAGVVANTALNKSKGQNTGFLFVNFGWGFAVFCGVLVSARSGGHLNPAVTIGVASSGAAEFVPGIPVNFASIATYIGAQMIGAILGAFLAYLAYKKQFDATEDGPTKLGVFATAPEVRSTGWNIVTEAIGTFVLVFVVLAFGRWNGAETAGSLGALGALAVAFLVFVIGTGLGGPTGYAINPARDLGPRIAHALIPMKNKGSNDWGYAWIPVVGPIIGGVLAGLLATPLMGAIG, encoded by the coding sequence ATGACGTTGGGAACCATCTTCCTCAGCGAGCTGGTCGGTACGGCCATGCTGATCCTGCTTGGTGCTGGCGTGGTCGCCAATACCGCCCTCAACAAGTCCAAGGGCCAGAACACCGGCTTCCTGTTCGTGAACTTCGGCTGGGGCTTCGCGGTGTTCTGCGGTGTTCTCGTGTCGGCCCGCTCGGGCGGCCACCTGAACCCGGCAGTGACCATCGGCGTGGCTTCCTCTGGTGCCGCTGAGTTCGTCCCCGGCATCCCGGTCAACTTCGCCTCGATCGCCACCTACATCGGTGCCCAGATGATCGGCGCGATCCTCGGCGCCTTCCTCGCCTACCTGGCCTACAAGAAGCAGTTCGACGCCACCGAGGACGGCCCCACCAAGCTGGGTGTCTTCGCCACCGCTCCCGAGGTGCGCAGCACCGGCTGGAACATCGTCACTGAGGCCATCGGCACCTTCGTCCTGGTCTTCGTCGTGCTCGCCTTCGGCCGCTGGAACGGCGCCGAGACCGCCGGCAGCCTCGGTGCGCTCGGTGCCCTGGCCGTGGCCTTCCTGGTGTTCGTGATCGGCACCGGTCTCGGCGGCCCCACCGGTTACGCCATCAACCCCGCCCGTGACCTCGGCCCCCGCATCGCCCACGCTCTGATCCCCATGAAGAACAAGGGCAGCAACGACTGGGGCTACGCCTGGATCCCCGTCGTCGGCCCGATCATCGGCGGCGTCCTGGCCGGTCTGCTCGCCACCCCGCTGATGGGTGCGATCGGCTGA